The proteins below come from a single Sphingomonas carotinifaciens genomic window:
- a CDS encoding vWA domain-containing protein — protein MLTAFALLPITFATGMGIDYSRAKRTESKLDAVADAASLAAVTQVTMEKPVGAACAAARSTFVSQTGGLDGLSLDVSQPSGLTIVITDTYASGTAAPYICPTNPNANATGERPLTRKAVVTYGGTSANSFAGVLGVATLAVAGTSTSQTIKAPYMDVYLALDTSQSMGLAASDEDAKKLWTLTYDLNSEDKKYKRGCQFGCHVQGKLANGSWEKYSNEAIANKYGIKLRVDIERIAALDMINTALNSQNKNRFYRFGVYEFGTEMRKVQSLTDDLSSVENTVSKLTLGPNDGNIGYGDTNLAAVMNGMAAQIPASGDGTTQADARKFLFIVTDGVQDLCGSSHCMALMDPAKCETLKRDKKVTIGIVYTTYLPVKKFPADEKSTELAFEYNWLIAPLPPSKIRPRLEECASPGWLLEAADGDGIHAAMLKLFTQATQAPTIIH, from the coding sequence ATGCTGACCGCGTTCGCGCTGCTGCCCATCACCTTCGCCACCGGGATGGGCATCGATTACAGTCGCGCCAAGCGAACCGAAAGCAAGCTGGACGCGGTCGCCGATGCCGCCAGCCTCGCCGCGGTGACCCAGGTGACGATGGAGAAGCCCGTCGGTGCGGCCTGCGCCGCAGCGCGCAGCACGTTCGTTTCCCAGACGGGAGGGCTGGACGGTCTGTCACTTGACGTCAGCCAGCCCAGCGGCCTGACGATCGTCATTACCGACACCTATGCCTCCGGCACGGCGGCACCCTACATCTGCCCGACGAACCCCAACGCGAACGCTACCGGCGAGCGGCCGCTGACCCGCAAGGCGGTCGTCACCTATGGCGGCACATCGGCCAACAGCTTTGCCGGCGTGCTGGGCGTCGCGACACTTGCCGTGGCCGGCACCAGCACGTCGCAGACGATCAAGGCGCCGTATATGGACGTCTATCTGGCGCTCGACACCTCACAGTCGATGGGGCTGGCGGCATCCGACGAGGATGCCAAGAAGCTGTGGACGCTCACCTACGATCTGAACAGCGAAGACAAGAAGTACAAACGCGGGTGTCAATTCGGCTGCCACGTACAAGGCAAACTGGCGAATGGTTCATGGGAGAAATACTCCAATGAAGCGATCGCCAACAAATACGGCATCAAGCTGCGGGTGGATATCGAACGCATTGCCGCGCTGGACATGATCAATACGGCACTGAATAGTCAGAACAAGAACCGTTTCTACCGGTTCGGGGTGTATGAGTTCGGTACCGAGATGCGGAAGGTACAGTCGCTGACCGACGATCTGAGCAGCGTGGAGAACACCGTGTCCAAACTGACGCTTGGCCCCAATGACGGAAATATCGGCTATGGCGACACCAATCTGGCCGCGGTGATGAACGGCATGGCCGCCCAAATTCCGGCGAGCGGCGATGGCACCACGCAAGCCGATGCCCGCAAATTCCTGTTCATCGTCACCGACGGCGTGCAAGACCTCTGCGGCAGCAGCCATTGCATGGCGTTGATGGACCCGGCCAAATGCGAAACGCTGAAGCGGGACAAGAAAGTCACGATCGGAATCGTCTATACGACCTACCTGCCGGTCAAGAAATTCCCAGCCGACGAGAAAAGCACCGAACTTGCTTTTGAATATAATTGGTTGATCGCCCCCCTGCCGCCATCGAAGATCCGCCCGAGGCTGGAGGAATGCGCGTCGCCGGGGTGGCTGCTGGAGGCAGCGGACGGCGACGGCATCCATGCCGCGATGTTGAAGCTGTTTACACAGGCGACGCAGGCGCCGACGATCATTCACTAA
- a CDS encoding TadE/TadG family type IV pilus assembly protein, protein MTLGRDRRGVALIEFAFTFPILLLLFLGGYQLADAVACQRKVGLADRTIVDLASTPKTLTKADLQTILESSTAMLAPYSRGGATVRVLQIVFDAAGTPSIDWSRAINTTPRTAISTDDIPARLRVANTALIMGEVTYAYDPGVAYRSVGKLNFSDRFFMNPRNSNMVVCNDCR, encoded by the coding sequence ATGACGCTGGGTCGGGATCGCCGCGGCGTTGCCCTGATCGAGTTCGCCTTTACCTTCCCCATCCTGCTGCTGCTGTTCCTGGGCGGCTATCAACTGGCCGATGCGGTGGCGTGCCAGCGCAAGGTCGGGCTGGCGGATCGCACCATCGTCGATCTGGCGAGCACACCCAAGACGCTGACCAAGGCCGATCTGCAAACCATCCTGGAATCCTCGACCGCGATGCTGGCACCCTATTCGCGCGGCGGTGCCACGGTTCGGGTGCTGCAGATCGTCTTCGATGCCGCAGGTACGCCGTCCATCGACTGGAGCCGCGCGATCAATACCACGCCGCGCACCGCTATTTCCACGGATGATATACCGGCCCGCCTGCGGGTGGCGAATACCGCGCTGATCATGGGCGAGGTCACCTACGCCTATGATCCGGGCGTGGCCTATCGTTCGGTCGGCAAGCTGAACTTCTCCGACCGCTTTTTCATGAATCCCCGCAACTCCAACATGGTCGTTTGCAATGACTGTCGCTGA
- a CDS encoding TadE/TadG family type IV pilus assembly protein, translating to MIMRCASIVPEPLSTSRPLWRSTRGVVLVEFAMIALPFFAVLLAALMTSLVFFAQQTLESVTARSGRLLLTGSDKAAVASKAAFKTRICNDLPSYLRCENLLLTAAKPDTFTAADFTQPTIRFDARGKPIDDLPFTIGEPGKITVLRVLYVWDLPTVSLGYDISNLPGGRRLLVGTAIARAELYK from the coding sequence ATGATCATGCGCTGCGCCAGCATTGTTCCAGAGCCGTTATCGACATCCCGGCCGCTTTGGCGGTCGACGCGGGGTGTCGTGCTGGTCGAGTTCGCGATGATCGCGCTTCCGTTTTTCGCCGTTCTGCTCGCCGCTTTGATGACCAGCCTCGTCTTCTTTGCCCAGCAGACGCTGGAAAGCGTCACCGCCCGCTCGGGCCGGCTGTTGCTGACCGGGAGCGACAAGGCGGCGGTTGCCAGCAAGGCCGCGTTCAAGACGCGTATCTGCAACGATCTTCCCTCCTATCTGCGCTGCGAGAATCTGTTGCTGACGGCGGCGAAGCCGGACACCTTTACCGCTGCGGATTTCACGCAACCCACGATCCGGTTCGACGCAAGGGGGAAGCCGATCGACGATCTGCCCTTCACCATCGGTGAGCCCGGCAAGATCACGGTCCTGCGGGTCCTTTACGTGTGGGATCTGCCGACGGTATCGCTGGGCTACGACATTTCCAATCTGCCGGGCGGGCGTCGGTTGCTGGTCGGCACGGCGATCGCACGCGCGGAATTGTATAAGTGA
- the pyrH gene encoding UMP kinase translates to MTAPRFKRILLKLSGEVLMGEGGLAIDPVITARVAGEIADVRNQGYELCVVVGGGNIFRGLSAAAKGIERATADYMGMLATVMNALAVQNALEQIGVDTRVQSAIPMSSVCEPFIRRRAERHLEKGRVVIFAAGVGSPFFTTDSGAALRAAEMKCDALFKGTSVDGVYDADPKKVPTATRYETVSYSRVLSDDLKVMDASAIALCRDNNIPIVVFNIREHGNFGAVLAGDGVSTIVQNQE, encoded by the coding sequence ATGACCGCGCCACGCTTCAAACGCATCCTGTTGAAACTCTCGGGTGAGGTCCTGATGGGCGAGGGCGGTCTTGCCATCGACCCCGTCATCACCGCGCGCGTCGCCGGTGAGATCGCCGATGTGCGCAACCAGGGCTATGAACTGTGCGTGGTGGTCGGCGGCGGCAACATCTTCCGTGGCCTCTCGGCTGCGGCCAAGGGGATCGAGCGGGCAACGGCCGATTATATGGGCATGCTGGCCACGGTGATGAACGCGCTGGCCGTGCAGAACGCCTTGGAACAGATCGGCGTCGACACCCGCGTCCAGTCGGCGATCCCGATGTCCAGCGTGTGCGAACCCTTTATCCGTCGCCGTGCCGAGCGACACCTGGAAAAGGGCCGGGTGGTGATCTTTGCCGCCGGTGTCGGCTCGCCCTTCTTCACCACCGATTCCGGTGCGGCGCTGCGCGCGGCCGAGATGAAGTGTGACGCGCTGTTCAAGGGCACCAGCGTCGACGGTGTGTACGATGCCGATCCCAAAAAGGTGCCGACGGCCACGCGCTATGAAACCGTCAGCTATTCGCGGGTATTGTCCGACGACCTGAAGGTCATGGATGCCTCTGCCATCGCGCTGTGCCGCGACAACAATATCCCGATCGTCGTCTTCAACATTCGTGAACATGGCAACTTTGGTGCCGTGCTCGCCGGTGACGGCGTCTCGACGATCGTGCAGAACCAGGAGTAA
- the frr gene encoding ribosome recycling factor, translating to MPAYVKSDLERRMAGAVESLKHDLGGLRTGRASTALLDPVTVEVYGSHMPLNQVATVSAPEPRMLSVQVWDKSNVGPVEKAIRSAGLGLNPINDGQTLRLPIPDLTEERRKELAKLAGQYAEKARIAVRNVRRDGMDSLKTDEKKGVFGEDDRKRHETEVQKLTDATIADVDAAAAAKEKEILGK from the coding sequence ATGCCCGCCTACGTTAAATCCGATCTCGAACGCCGCATGGCCGGTGCGGTCGAGTCGTTGAAGCATGATCTGGGTGGCCTGCGTACGGGCCGCGCCTCCACCGCGCTGCTCGATCCGGTTACCGTCGAGGTCTATGGCAGCCACATGCCGTTGAACCAGGTGGCGACCGTCTCCGCGCCGGAGCCGCGCATGCTGTCGGTACAGGTATGGGACAAGTCCAATGTCGGTCCCGTCGAAAAGGCGATCCGCTCGGCCGGCCTCGGCCTCAACCCGATCAACGACGGCCAGACCCTGCGCCTGCCGATTCCCGACCTGACCGAGGAGCGCCGCAAGGAGCTCGCAAAGCTCGCCGGGCAATATGCCGAAAAGGCGCGCATCGCGGTCCGCAACGTGCGTCGCGACGGTATGGACAGCCTGAAGACCGACGAAAAGAAGGGGGTGTTTGGCGAGGATGATCGCAAGCGCCACGAAACCGAGGTGCAGAAGCTGACCGACGCGACGATCGCCGATGTCGATGCGGCGGCGGCTGCCAAGGAAAAGGAAATCCTGGGCAAGTGA
- a CDS encoding isoprenyl transferase, which translates to MGSLAAVPDTGAVPRHVAIIMDGNGRWAKRRLLPRFAGHKAGVDTVRRITRAARALGIEALTLYAFSSENWRRPEAEVSDLMGLLRLFIRNDLAELVADNVRLRIIGDYRRFSADLVALIDDAVARTASNTGPTLVIALNYGAQAELVAAAQRLAARAAAGEIAPEAITAEAIEAELDTHGLPPLDLVIRTSGEQRLSNFLLWQAAYAELLFVDTLWPDFDEAALGEAVAAFGRRQRRFGGL; encoded by the coding sequence CTGGGATCGCTTGCCGCCGTGCCTGATACGGGCGCGGTGCCGCGGCACGTCGCCATCATCATGGACGGCAACGGCCGCTGGGCGAAGCGTCGGCTGTTGCCGCGCTTCGCCGGGCACAAGGCCGGGGTGGACACGGTACGCCGCATCACCCGGGCCGCGCGCGCGCTGGGGATCGAGGCGCTGACGCTTTATGCCTTCTCGTCGGAGAACTGGCGGCGGCCGGAGGCGGAGGTGAGCGACCTGATGGGTCTGCTCCGCCTGTTCATTCGCAACGATCTGGCCGAACTGGTGGCGGACAATGTGCGGCTGCGCATCATCGGCGACTATCGCCGTTTCTCCGCGGATCTCGTCGCGCTGATCGACGATGCGGTCGCGCGCACCGCATCCAATACCGGTCCGACCCTGGTGATCGCGCTCAACTACGGCGCGCAGGCTGAACTGGTGGCGGCCGCACAGCGGCTGGCGGCGCGCGCCGCGGCCGGCGAGATCGCGCCGGAGGCGATCACGGCGGAGGCGATCGAGGCCGAACTGGACACCCACGGTCTCCCGCCCCTCGATCTGGTGATCCGCACCTCGGGCGAGCAGCGGCTGTCCAACTTCCTGCTGTGGCAGGCGGCCTATGCCGAATTGCTGTTCGTCGACACGCTGTGGCCCGATTTCGACGAGGCGGCGCTTGGTGAGGCGGTGGCAGCGTTTGGCCGCCGCCAGCGACGTTTCGGAGGCTTGTGA
- a CDS encoding phosphatidate cytidylyltransferase: MSNMTKRILASLVMIAVASLCLVAGGLLFWLLAVVVALFMMAEWSDLHQADAKAKRMAQFALSVPLAIMAPELAAGPGFFALGLIAGAFFFVTIVSRRPALGAGVLYVGLPVFSLLLIREQPNGLVLALWAMALVWACDSGAFFTGRTFGGPKLAPSISPAKTWSGLLGGVVLATLLAAVMEAFFDLPLRLTIATPFLAVLAQGGDLFESALKRRAGVKDSGNVLPGHGGVLDRLDGVVPVAPIAALLVIAPRLI, translated from the coding sequence ATGTCGAACATGACCAAGCGCATCCTGGCGAGCCTCGTCATGATCGCGGTCGCCAGCCTGTGCCTGGTTGCGGGTGGGCTGCTCTTCTGGCTGCTCGCCGTTGTCGTCGCCTTGTTCATGATGGCGGAATGGTCGGACCTGCATCAGGCCGATGCCAAGGCAAAGCGCATGGCGCAGTTTGCGCTGTCCGTGCCGCTGGCGATCATGGCGCCGGAACTTGCGGCTGGTCCGGGCTTCTTTGCGCTCGGCCTGATTGCCGGCGCGTTCTTCTTCGTCACCATCGTCTCGCGGCGCCCGGCGCTGGGCGCGGGCGTTCTTTATGTCGGCCTGCCAGTCTTTTCGCTGCTACTGATCCGCGAACAGCCCAATGGGCTTGTGCTGGCGCTATGGGCGATGGCGCTGGTCTGGGCATGCGATAGCGGCGCCTTCTTTACCGGCCGCACCTTTGGCGGTCCCAAGCTCGCCCCGTCGATCAGCCCTGCAAAGACCTGGTCCGGTCTTCTCGGCGGCGTTGTTCTTGCGACCCTGCTGGCGGCCGTGATGGAGGCCTTCTTCGACCTGCCGCTGCGCCTGACCATCGCCACGCCGTTCCTGGCGGTGCTGGCACAAGGTGGCGACCTGTTTGAAAGCGCGCTCAAGCGGCGCGCCGGCGTGAAGGATTCAGGCAATGTCCTGCCCGGTCATGGCGGGGTGCTGGACCGGCTGGACGGCGTCGTACCGGTGGCGCCGATCGCGGCGCTTCTCGTGATCGCACCGCGGCTGATCTGA
- a CDS encoding 1-deoxy-D-xylulose-5-phosphate reductoisomerase: MRTVTILGATGSVGTSTLDLIEREPDKFRVRALTANCDVVKLAAAARRTNAELAVVADESCVLALRDALAGTATQVAGGAQAVCEAAALGADWTMGAIVGCAGMKPAMAAIERGGTVVLANKEPLVSAGELILAAAARSGATLLPADSEHNAIYQCFDFARPERVRRIILTASGGPFRDKTREEMARMTPEQAVAHPNWSMGAKISIDSATMMNKGLELIEAARLFPVPEERIEIVVHPQSVIHSAVDYIDGSMLAQLGPSDMRVPIAHCLAWPDRMATPMAPLDLVALGRLDFAAPDPVRFPALRLAREALIAGGARPAILNAANEIAVAAFLARRIGFLEIAAIVEDILERYDPAPPDTLDAVLAIDAHARVLAGERVEDCVV; encoded by the coding sequence ATGCGCACCGTCACCATCCTTGGCGCGACCGGGTCGGTCGGTACCTCGACGCTCGACCTGATCGAACGAGAGCCGGACAAGTTTCGCGTGCGGGCGCTGACCGCCAATTGCGATGTCGTGAAGCTCGCGGCCGCCGCGCGGCGCACCAACGCGGAACTGGCGGTGGTCGCGGACGAAAGCTGCGTGCTGGCACTGCGCGACGCATTGGCTGGTACCGCGACGCAGGTGGCTGGGGGGGCGCAGGCGGTGTGCGAGGCAGCGGCTCTGGGCGCGGACTGGACGATGGGCGCTATCGTCGGCTGTGCGGGGATGAAGCCCGCAATGGCAGCGATCGAGCGGGGCGGCACGGTGGTGCTGGCCAACAAGGAGCCGCTGGTATCCGCGGGCGAGCTGATCCTGGCCGCGGCGGCGCGCAGCGGTGCGACGCTGCTGCCGGCGGACAGCGAGCATAATGCCATCTATCAATGCTTCGATTTCGCGCGGCCCGAGCGCGTCCGGCGGATCATATTGACGGCGAGCGGCGGCCCGTTCCGCGACAAGACGCGTGAAGAGATGGCGCGCATGACGCCCGAACAGGCGGTCGCACACCCCAACTGGTCGATGGGCGCCAAGATCTCGATCGATTCGGCGACGATGATGAACAAGGGGCTGGAGCTGATCGAGGCGGCGCGCCTGTTCCCCGTGCCCGAGGAGCGGATCGAGATCGTCGTCCATCCGCAATCGGTCATCCACTCTGCGGTCGATTATATCGATGGATCGATGCTGGCGCAGTTGGGTCCGTCGGACATGCGGGTGCCGATCGCGCATTGTCTGGCCTGGCCGGACCGGATGGCGACGCCGATGGCCCCGCTCGATCTGGTCGCCCTCGGCCGGCTCGATTTCGCGGCGCCCGATCCGGTGCGCTTCCCTGCGTTGCGGCTGGCGCGCGAGGCGCTGATCGCGGGTGGTGCCCGGCCGGCAATCCTGAACGCCGCGAACGAAATTGCGGTCGCGGCCTTCCTGGCCCGTCGCATCGGCTTCCTCGAAATTGCCGCAATCGTCGAGGATATACTGGAGCGTTACGACCCGGCCCCGCCGGATACGCTTGATGCGGTACTCGCAATCGATGCGCATGCGAGGGTATTGGCGGGCGAACGCGTAGAGGATTGCGTCGTTTGA
- the rseP gene encoding RIP metalloprotease RseP: MIETPGFLLTILAFVLVIGPLVFVHEMGHYLAGRWFGVKADAFSIGFGREVAGFTDKRGTRWKIGWLPLGGYVKFSGDMNPASQPSAEWLSMPAEERQRTFQAKPVWQRAIIVAAGPAINFAAAILILAGFALAYGEAVMPPVAGAVAPNSAAAAAGLRTGDRVTALDGRPIDDFADMVRFIQIRAGERVRVDLVRDGQPTSVEAVIATDLQRDRFGNEYRIGRLGLLGPKPEIQPVGLLRAPVVAVQRTGQIVSMMVETLGQVITGRRSVKELGGPLSIAKVSGEQMALGLDAFVFLIALVSINLGFINLLPVPMLDGGHLLFYAIEAVRRRPLGPDAQEWAFRGGMLAILALMLFVTFNDLGNLGLWQNLAGLIG; the protein is encoded by the coding sequence TTGATCGAGACTCCCGGTTTCCTGTTGACCATTCTCGCCTTCGTGCTCGTCATCGGCCCGCTCGTGTTCGTTCACGAAATGGGTCATTACCTTGCCGGCCGCTGGTTCGGGGTGAAGGCGGACGCCTTCTCCATCGGCTTCGGTCGCGAGGTGGCGGGTTTCACCGACAAGCGCGGCACCCGCTGGAAGATCGGCTGGCTGCCGCTGGGTGGTTACGTCAAGTTTTCGGGCGACATGAACCCGGCCAGCCAGCCCAGTGCCGAATGGCTGTCGATGCCGGCCGAGGAGCGGCAGCGCACCTTTCAAGCCAAGCCCGTATGGCAGCGCGCGATCATCGTCGCGGCAGGCCCGGCGATCAACTTTGCCGCGGCGATCCTGATCCTGGCGGGTTTCGCGCTGGCTTATGGCGAGGCGGTGATGCCGCCGGTGGCAGGGGCCGTCGCCCCGAACAGCGCCGCGGCCGCGGCGGGGCTTCGCACAGGCGACCGGGTCACCGCACTCGATGGTCGGCCGATCGACGATTTTGCCGACATGGTGCGCTTCATCCAGATTCGGGCCGGTGAGCGGGTGCGCGTCGATCTCGTCCGCGACGGCCAGCCGACCTCGGTGGAGGCGGTGATCGCCACCGATCTGCAACGCGATCGCTTCGGCAACGAGTATCGCATCGGTCGCCTCGGCTTGCTCGGCCCGAAGCCGGAGATACAGCCGGTCGGTTTGTTGCGCGCGCCCGTCGTGGCGGTGCAGCGCACCGGGCAGATCGTATCGATGATGGTGGAAACGCTGGGCCAGGTCATTACCGGCCGCCGCTCGGTCAAGGAGTTGGGCGGGCCGTTGTCGATCGCCAAGGTTTCCGGCGAGCAAATGGCGCTCGGGCTCGACGCCTTCGTGTTCCTGATCGCGCTGGTGTCCATCAATCTGGGGTTCATCAATTTGCTGCCAGTGCCGATGCTCGATGGCGGTCATCTGCTGTTCTACGCGATCGAGGCGGTGCGGCGGCGACCGCTCGGCCCCGATGCGCAGGAATGGGCATTTCGTGGCGGAATGCTGGCGATCCTGGCGCTGATGCTGTTCGTGACGTTCAACGATCTGGGTAATCTGGGCCTGTGGCAGAATCTCGCCGGCTTGATCGGGTGA
- the bamA gene encoding outer membrane protein assembly factor BamA, producing the protein MTGMKIVRAGAVLLAGTALSGVPALAQTAPARPGAAAASAQAPAAVPSVAPAPVRTIKTLRVEGAQRIEPETVLSYTKLRVGIPYTPETLDQALKDLQASELFADFSIAGVETGDIVLRVRENPIINRVILEGNKRLKNDKITKEIRLAPRQIFTRTAVRQDVARIVELYRRQGRFGAVVEPKMVSLDQNRVDVVFEISEGPKSKVRQINILGNEKFSDDQLRGEMATKQSRWFRLLSSNTSYDQDRLAYDQQKLRQFYLTEGYADFRVTSAVAELTPDKQDFIITYVVEEGPRYKFGDVAVDSQIRDFDNTKLAASLPMKKDDWYNAKLVEDSVESLSQTAGLFGYAFTDVNPEFQRDREALTMSVTFNIAEAKRTYVERIEINGNTQTQDKVVRREIRLAEGDAFNSFQVRRSQDRINSLGYFQDKLEIKQNPGSAPDRLVLETNVEERSTGELQLSAGYSSLERFIIQANITQRNFRGKGQELRAGVNYSAYSKSVELGFTEPYVFDKNIAMGVDIFRRDFNAFNFIGTNRQTTYSQVSTGFQVRAGVPLTEYWSLSGRYGLTYDEVGLADSFFNAAGECDVTIAGRYLCEQLGNRWTSSVGYSLIYDSLNSRLRPTAGHRFSFSQDFAGLGGDVKYIRTRAEGSKFKGLGSGFVLSWLGEGGYIHSLESSRGVGIDPVRITDRFYLGEPQFRGFDIRGIGPRVQRRFFTGSAADGTQTLVTDRNQLVDDALGGKAYYLTRLELELPLGSGAREMGLRPSIYVQAGSLFDLTRPRPTADPPFEQLRDASGNLLFNSDGSPTLIGNIQRDANGNALYSIASTGLTTTCATGTLENGVCTGTTVNTLLRTSPFVETYYGGSWKPRLSIGIGVNWNSPFGPLRIDLAKALITQAGDDPKLITFNVGTQF; encoded by the coding sequence ATGACTGGTATGAAGATCGTGCGCGCGGGCGCTGTGCTGCTGGCGGGTACGGCGCTGTCGGGCGTTCCTGCCCTTGCGCAGACCGCGCCGGCAAGGCCGGGCGCCGCCGCTGCCTCCGCGCAGGCGCCCGCCGCGGTGCCGAGCGTGGCACCGGCACCGGTTCGCACCATCAAGACGTTGCGAGTCGAGGGTGCGCAGCGCATCGAGCCCGAGACGGTGCTGTCCTATACCAAGCTGCGCGTCGGCATTCCCTACACACCGGAAACGCTGGATCAGGCGCTCAAGGACCTGCAGGCCAGCGAGTTGTTCGCCGATTTCTCGATTGCCGGCGTCGAGACGGGCGACATTGTGCTGCGCGTGCGCGAGAACCCGATCATCAACCGCGTGATCCTTGAGGGCAACAAGCGCCTCAAGAACGACAAGATCACCAAGGAAATCCGGCTGGCCCCGCGCCAGATCTTCACGCGTACCGCGGTCCGTCAGGACGTGGCGCGCATTGTCGAGCTGTATCGCCGTCAGGGCCGGTTCGGCGCGGTGGTCGAACCGAAGATGGTCAGCCTCGACCAGAACCGCGTCGACGTAGTGTTCGAGATCAGCGAGGGTCCGAAGTCCAAGGTCCGCCAGATCAACATTCTGGGCAACGAAAAATTCTCCGACGATCAGTTGCGCGGCGAGATGGCGACCAAGCAGTCGCGCTGGTTCCGCCTGCTGTCGTCCAACACCTCCTACGACCAGGACCGGCTGGCCTATGACCAGCAGAAGCTGCGCCAGTTCTACCTGACCGAGGGCTATGCCGATTTTCGCGTGACCAGCGCGGTGGCCGAGCTGACCCCGGACAAGCAGGACTTCATCATCACCTATGTGGTGGAGGAAGGGCCGCGCTATAAGTTCGGCGACGTGGCGGTCGACAGCCAGATCCGCGATTTCGACAATACGAAGCTTGCCGCGTCGCTGCCGATGAAGAAGGACGACTGGTACAATGCCAAGCTGGTCGAGGACTCGGTCGAAAGCCTGAGCCAGACCGCCGGCCTGTTCGGCTATGCCTTCACCGATGTGAATCCGGAGTTCCAGCGGGATCGCGAGGCGCTGACCATGTCGGTCACGTTCAACATCGCCGAAGCCAAGCGCACCTATGTCGAGCGCATCGAGATCAACGGCAACACGCAGACGCAGGACAAGGTCGTGCGGCGTGAAATCCGTCTGGCCGAGGGCGACGCGTTCAACAGCTTCCAGGTGCGCCGTTCGCAGGACCGCATCAACTCGCTCGGCTATTTCCAGGACAAGCTGGAGATCAAGCAGAACCCCGGTTCCGCCCCCGATCGACTGGTGCTGGAGACGAATGTCGAGGAGCGCTCGACCGGCGAGTTGCAGCTGTCCGCCGGCTATTCGTCGCTCGAACGCTTCATCATCCAGGCGAACATCACGCAGCGCAATTTCCGCGGCAAGGGCCAGGAACTCCGCGCCGGCGTGAACTATTCGGCCTATTCCAAATCGGTCGAACTGGGCTTCACCGAGCCGTACGTGTTCGACAAGAACATCGCGATGGGCGTGGATATCTTCCGCCGCGACTTCAACGCGTTCAACTTTATTGGCACCAATCGCCAGACCACCTACAGCCAGGTGTCAACCGGCTTCCAGGTGCGCGCGGGCGTGCCGTTGACCGAATATTGGTCGCTGTCCGGTCGCTATGGCCTGACCTATGACGAGGTCGGTCTCGCCGATTCCTTCTTCAACGCGGCGGGCGAGTGCGACGTCACCATCGCCGGCCGGTATCTGTGCGAGCAGCTCGGTAATCGCTGGACCTCGTCGGTCGGTTACTCGCTGATCTATGACAGCTTGAACAGCCGCCTGCGCCCGACGGCGGGCCATCGCTTCTCGTTCAGCCAGGACTTTGCCGGTCTCGGCGGTGACGTGAAATATATCCGTACCCGCGCCGAGGGCTCGAAGTTCAAGGGGCTGGGCAGCGGCTTCGTCCTGTCGTGGCTGGGCGAAGGCGGTTACATCCACTCGTTGGAGAGCAGCCGTGGCGTCGGCATCGATCCCGTGCGCATCACCGACCGCTTCTATCTGGGCGAGCCGCAGTTCCGCGGGTTCGATATTCGTGGCATCGGTCCGCGCGTTCAGCGTCGTTTCTTTACTGGCAGTGCAGCCGACGGTACGCAGACGCTTGTCACCGATCGCAATCAGCTCGTCGATGACGCACTGGGCGGCAAGGCCTACTACCTGACGCGTCTCGAATTGGAACTGCCGCTCGGTTCCGGTGCGCGTGAGATGGGGTTGCGGCCGTCGATCTACGTGCAGGCCGGTTCGCTGTTCGACCTGACCCGTCCGCGTCCGACCGCTGACCCGCCCTTCGAGCAGTTGCGCGATGCCAGTGGCAATCTGCTCTTCAACAGCGATGGATCGCCGACTCTGATCGGCAACATCCAGCGTGATGCGAACGGCAATGCACTGTATTCCATTGCAAGCACCGGACTGACCACGACATGCGCCACCGGCACGCTGGAGAATGGCGTCTGCACCGGCACTACGGTGAACACCCTGCTACGCACTTCGCCGTTCGTGGAGACTTACTACGGCGGCAGCTGGAAACCGCGTCTGTCGATTGGCATTGGCGTGAACTGGAACTCACCATTTGGCCCGCTGCGTATCGACCTCGCCAAGGCGCTGATTACCCAAGCCGGCGATGATCCCAAGCTCATCACCTTCAACGTAGGAACACAGTTCTGA